The Lycium ferocissimum isolate CSIRO_LF1 chromosome 1, AGI_CSIRO_Lferr_CH_V1, whole genome shotgun sequence genome includes a region encoding these proteins:
- the LOC132051033 gene encoding F-box/kelch-repeat protein OR23: MANQELQLQTLNSTIIPGLPNDLASLILVFIPYSHHSRLKIICKSWNHFFSSKSIISLRKKHFTSPLICVFPQDPLISSPYLFDPINLAWCSLPPMPCNPYVYGLCNFTSICVGSYLYVLGGSLFDSRSYPLDYPCPSSSVFRFDFVSFSWESLSPMINPRGSFACAATRSMDRIVVAGGGSRHTMFGAAGSRMSSVEMYDIGKDEWVPLDGLPRFRAGCVGFFVGNGEERDEFWVMGGYGESRTVSRVFPVDQYYRDVVVMEMMNGSGGKWRELGDMWAEGERWRLGKIVVVEEDERSDVPAVFMLDRGDIFRYKMASNSWIKETSLPRKTSDEASFGFVALDGELHVMTHLSGFKLKECQRLRRQKRSANMPATILIQIYHPRKKSWRSVTTKPPFHHPLDFKTAIMCTIRL; this comes from the exons ATGGCAAATCAAGAATTGCAACTACAAACCCTAAACTCAACTATAATCCCTGGTTTACCAAATGATTTAGCATCACTAATACTAGTTTTCATTCCTTATTCTCATCATTCACGTcttaaaatcatttgtaaaTCATGGAACCATTTTTTCTCATCAAAATCCATCATTTCTCTAAGAAAAAAACACTTCACATCACCTTTAATTTGTGTTTTCCCACAAGACCCTTTAATTTCTTCACCTTATCTATTTGACCCCATAAATCTTGCTTGGTGTTCACTTCCACCTATGCCTTGTAACCCTTATGTGTATGGTCTTTGTAATTTTACTTCAATTTGTGTTGGTTCTTACTTGTATGTGTTAGGTGGTTCACTATTTGATTCAAGGTCTTACCCTCTTGATTATCCATGTCCTTCATCATCTGTGTTTAGGTTTGATTTTGTGAGTTTTTCTTGGGAATCTTTATCACCTATGATCAACCCGAGGGGTAGTTTCGCGTGTGCTGCGACGCGTAGCATGGATAGGATTGTAGTGGCGGGTGGTGGGTCGCGACATACGATGTTTGGGGCAGCGGGTAGTAGGATGAGTTCAGTGGAAATGTATGATATTGGGAAAGATGAGTGGGTCCCGTTGGACGGGTTGCCTAGGTTTAGAGCAGGGTGTGTCGGGTTTTTCGTTGGGAATGGGGAGGAGAGGGATGAGTTTTGGGTGATGGGTGGGTATGGCGAGTCAAGGACAGTGTCGCGTGTGTTTCCTGTGGATCAGTATTATAGGGATGTTGTAGTGATGGAAATGATGAATGGTAGTGGTGGTAAGTGGAGGGAGCTTGGGGATATGTGGGCAGAAGGGGAAAGGTGGAGGCTTGGAAAGATTGTCGTGGTTGAAGAAGATGAGCGTTCGGACGTTCCTGCAGTTTTCATGCTCGACCGAGGTGATATTTTCAG GTATAAAATGGCTTCCAACAGTTGGATAAAGGAAACAAGTTTGCCAAGGAAAACATCTGATGAAGCATCATTTGGCTTTGTTGCATTGGATGGGGAGCTGCATGTGATGACTCATCTAAGTGGGTTTAAATTAAAGGAGTGCCAAAGATTAAGAAGGCAGAAAAGGTCAGCAAATATGCCAGCAACTATTCTTATACAAATATACCATCCTAGGAAGAAGTCATGGAGGTCTGTCACTACAAAGCCACCTTTTCATCACCCTTTGGATTTCAAAACTGCAATTATGTGCACCATTCGTCTGTAG